From a single Streptomyces sp. NBC_00377 genomic region:
- a CDS encoding VOC family protein: protein MDILGATLRVCVDDLEASVSFYERLAGTGALRFERGGVHVAAVGCFLLMSGPPAELELLRKVAATIAVTDVEEAHRTLTELGADVIAGPVPTPVGRNLIVRHPDGAVYEYADRRGS, encoded by the coding sequence ATGGACATTCTGGGAGCCACACTGCGTGTCTGTGTCGACGATCTGGAGGCCTCGGTCTCCTTCTACGAGCGGCTGGCGGGCACCGGTGCGCTCCGCTTCGAGCGCGGCGGGGTACACGTGGCCGCCGTCGGCTGCTTCCTGCTGATGAGCGGGCCTCCGGCCGAACTGGAGCTGCTGCGCAAGGTGGCCGCGACGATCGCCGTCACCGACGTCGAGGAGGCCCACCGGACCCTCACCGAGCTGGGCGCCGACGTCATCGCGGGGCCGGTGCCGACGCCGGTGGGCCGCAACCTGATCGTCCGGCACCCGGACGGAGCGGTGTACGAGTACGCGGACCGGCGCGGGTCGTGA
- a CDS encoding DUF6204 family protein — protein sequence MSEQHTYRVIVRGTWDALTDEARARLVAEAADHGLTSMRFTEEGTLSYEPSPLKHFSMRYVVVSDAVDGEEMAGALAEERAEAELRELGYGCTGLRSTVTDLDTMKINFKPASRR from the coding sequence GTGAGTGAGCAGCACACCTACCGGGTGATCGTCCGGGGCACCTGGGACGCCCTCACCGACGAGGCCCGGGCCCGCCTCGTCGCCGAGGCCGCCGACCACGGACTGACGAGCATGCGGTTCACCGAGGAGGGCACGTTGTCGTACGAGCCGTCGCCGCTGAAGCACTTCTCGATGCGCTACGTGGTGGTCTCGGACGCGGTGGACGGCGAGGAGATGGCGGGGGCGCTCGCCGAGGAGCGCGCCGAGGCGGAGCTGCGGGAGCTCGGTTACGGCTGCACCGGGCTGCGGTCGACGGTCACGGACCTCGACACGATGAAGATCAACTTCAAGCCCGCATCTCGGCGGTGA
- a CDS encoding GNAT family N-acetyltransferase, which translates to MPHNASRHLAEGPRVGIRHFTYADGPEFTARARESKDLHHPWLFPPATADAYTAYAGRLIEDPTKAGFLVCTVQDGAVAGFININNIVQGGFQCGALGYGAFAHAAGRGLMREALDLVVDYAFGPMRLHRLEINAQPGNDASIALARACGFRHEGFSPKMIYVDGAWRDHERWAVTAEMRA; encoded by the coding sequence ATGCCGCACAATGCATCCCGTCATCTCGCCGAGGGCCCCCGCGTGGGCATACGCCACTTCACCTACGCGGACGGGCCGGAGTTCACCGCCCGTGCGCGGGAGAGCAAGGACCTGCACCACCCATGGCTGTTCCCGCCGGCCACCGCCGACGCGTACACGGCCTACGCGGGGCGGCTGATCGAGGATCCGACCAAGGCCGGCTTCCTCGTGTGCACGGTGCAGGACGGCGCGGTCGCCGGGTTCATCAACATCAACAACATCGTCCAGGGGGGTTTCCAGTGCGGCGCGCTCGGCTACGGAGCCTTCGCGCACGCGGCCGGGCGCGGGCTGATGCGTGAGGCGCTCGACCTGGTGGTGGACTACGCGTTCGGGCCCATGCGACTGCACCGGCTGGAGATCAACGCACAACCCGGCAACGACGCCTCGATCGCCCTCGCCCGCGCCTGCGGCTTCCGCCACGAGGGCTTCTCCCCGAAGATGATCTACGTCGACGGGGCGTGGCGGGACCACGAGAGGTGGGCGGTCACCGCCGAGATGCGGGCTTGA
- a CDS encoding DUF1049 domain-containing protein — protein sequence MSPKTSGSGGKSGAKGGGKGAEKSGARGGALTPGRIVVLTLAVLALIFIFENTRATKIRLLVPEVTMPLWMALLATGIIGALCGAYARRRRS from the coding sequence ATGAGCCCGAAGACCTCCGGGAGCGGTGGAAAGAGCGGCGCCAAGGGCGGCGGAAAGGGCGCTGAGAAGAGCGGCGCCCGGGGCGGCGCGCTGACGCCGGGCCGGATCGTCGTCCTGACGCTCGCCGTCCTCGCCCTGATCTTCATCTTCGAGAACACCCGCGCCACCAAGATCCGGTTGCTCGTGCCCGAGGTCACGATGCCGCTGTGGATGGCCCTGCTCGCCACGGGGATCATCGGCGCGTTGTGCGGGGCGTACGCCAGGAGGCGCCGGAGCTGA
- a CDS encoding S66 peptidase family protein: MKELVRPSRLAPGARVAVVAPSGPVAEERVQAGVDLLRGWDLDPVIAPHVLDRHERLPHLAGTDADRAADLQRAWCDPGVDAVLCARGGYGAQRVVDLLDWDAMRAAGPKVFVGFSDATTLHEAFAVRLGLVTLYGPVAAGIDFIKNARAQEHLRATLFAPETVRTIGSARSGPSTGTALVPGRARGVTSGGCLTLLATGYGTPHTRAGARGGLLLIEDVGERPYAVDRALTQLLRSGWLDGVAGVVLGSWHGCGPYEELRPVLADRLGGLGVPVVEEFGFGHCEGALTVPLGVPATLDADEGTLTLDTPALR; the protein is encoded by the coding sequence GTGAAGGAACTCGTGCGGCCGTCCCGGCTGGCCCCAGGCGCCCGGGTCGCGGTCGTCGCGCCCAGCGGTCCTGTGGCCGAGGAGCGGGTGCAGGCCGGAGTCGACCTGCTGCGCGGCTGGGACCTCGACCCGGTGATCGCGCCCCACGTCCTGGACCGGCACGAGCGTCTGCCGCACCTCGCGGGCACCGACGCCGACCGGGCCGCCGACCTCCAGCGGGCCTGGTGCGATCCGGGCGTCGACGCCGTGCTGTGCGCGCGCGGCGGCTACGGCGCCCAGCGCGTCGTCGACCTGCTCGACTGGGACGCCATGCGGGCGGCCGGGCCGAAGGTGTTCGTCGGCTTCAGTGACGCCACCACCCTGCACGAGGCGTTCGCCGTCCGGCTGGGCCTGGTCACGCTGTACGGGCCGGTGGCCGCCGGCATCGACTTCATCAAGAACGCCCGCGCCCAGGAGCACCTCAGAGCCACCCTGTTCGCCCCGGAGACGGTCCGGACGATCGGCTCCGCCCGCTCCGGCCCCTCCACCGGCACCGCCCTGGTGCCGGGGCGGGCACGGGGCGTCACCTCGGGCGGCTGTCTCACACTGCTCGCCACCGGGTACGGCACACCGCACACCCGCGCCGGCGCCCGCGGCGGGCTGCTCCTGATCGAGGACGTGGGAGAACGGCCGTACGCCGTCGACCGGGCACTCACCCAGCTCCTGCGCAGCGGATGGCTGGACGGCGTGGCGGGCGTCGTGCTCGGCTCGTGGCACGGATGCGGTCCCTACGAGGAACTGCGGCCGGTCCTCGCCGACCGGCTCGGCGGCCTCGGCGTGCCCGTGGTCGAGGAGTTCGGATTCGGTCACTGTGAGGGAGCGCTGACCGTGCCCCTCGGCGTGCCCGCCACCCTCGACGCCGACGAGGGCACGCTGACCCTCGACACCCCGGCCCTGCGCTGA
- a CDS encoding S9 family peptidase, translating to MRVLPYGSWPSPIDAALAATHDGRPEYVGFVGDEVWWTAPRPAEQGRRTLVRRRTDGTEESVLPAPWNVRSRVVEYGGQPWAGAVRDGRPLVVFVHFADQRLYVYEPESGDAPRPLTPLSPVGGGLRWVEPQLLLGRSEVWCVLEEFTGEKPTDVRRVPAAVPLDGSAAEDRTAVRELGDDRRRFVTGARLSSDGRRAAWLAWDHPLMPWEGTEVVVADVTSDGKLSGARVVAGGPGESIAQVDWMRSAGYGQPGPDDGGRSPVDDRRSPRDTGQPAGDCLLYTSDRSGWWNLYRDHQPVCPREEEFGGALWKLGQRWFAPLDNGLVAVVHGRGAAVLGVLDPETGGLVDAAGPWTEFAPALAVRGDRVVAVAASPRSAYEVVELDVRTGRARVVGAAHDDAVDPAYYPEPQIRTFAGPDGRDIHAHVYPPHHPGHVAPGHELPPYVVRAHGGPTDRAPLVLDLEIAYFTSRGIGVAEVDYGGSTGYGREYRERLREQWGVVDVEDCAAVALALADEGTADRRRLAVRGGSAGGWTAASSLTSADVYACGTIRYPVLDLVGWATGETHDFESRYPDSLVGRLDEVPARYAERSPIEHADRITVPFLLLQGLDDVICPPAQCERFLARLAGRPVPRAYLAFEGEGHGFRQAATMVRALEAELSLYAQVFGLRPPGIPRLELVQ from the coding sequence GTGCGGGTCCTGCCCTACGGTTCCTGGCCCTCGCCCATCGACGCGGCCCTCGCGGCCACGCACGACGGGCGCCCCGAGTATGTCGGCTTCGTCGGCGACGAGGTGTGGTGGACCGCGCCCCGGCCCGCCGAGCAGGGCCGCCGCACGCTCGTCAGACGGCGCACGGACGGCACGGAGGAGTCCGTCCTGCCGGCGCCCTGGAACGTCCGCAGCCGGGTCGTCGAATACGGCGGACAGCCATGGGCCGGCGCCGTGCGCGACGGCCGGCCGCTGGTGGTGTTCGTGCACTTCGCCGACCAGCGGCTGTACGTGTACGAGCCCGAGTCGGGTGACGCGCCGCGTCCGCTCACTCCCCTGTCGCCGGTGGGCGGCGGACTGCGTTGGGTGGAACCGCAGTTGCTGCTCGGGCGGAGTGAAGTCTGGTGCGTGCTCGAGGAGTTCACGGGGGAGAAGCCGACCGACGTACGCCGGGTCCCGGCCGCGGTGCCGCTGGACGGCTCGGCCGCCGAGGACCGCACCGCCGTGCGTGAACTCGGTGACGACCGGCGCAGGTTCGTCACCGGAGCCCGCCTCTCGTCCGACGGCCGCCGGGCAGCCTGGCTGGCCTGGGACCACCCGCTGATGCCCTGGGAGGGAACGGAGGTGGTCGTCGCCGACGTCACGAGTGACGGCAAACTGAGCGGCGCCCGGGTGGTGGCGGGCGGGCCGGGGGAGTCGATCGCGCAGGTCGACTGGATGCGGTCGGCAGGCTACGGGCAACCGGGCCCGGACGACGGCGGACGGTCGCCCGTCGACGATCGGAGGTCGCCGCGCGACACGGGACAGCCGGCGGGCGACTGTCTGCTGTATACGAGCGACCGCAGCGGCTGGTGGAACCTGTACCGCGACCATCAGCCCGTCTGCCCCCGCGAGGAGGAGTTCGGCGGCGCCCTGTGGAAGCTCGGGCAGCGGTGGTTCGCGCCGCTGGACAACGGCCTCGTCGCCGTCGTGCACGGCCGTGGGGCCGCCGTGCTCGGGGTCCTCGACCCGGAGACCGGCGGACTCGTCGACGCGGCCGGACCGTGGACCGAGTTCGCGCCCGCCCTCGCGGTGCGCGGTGACCGCGTCGTCGCCGTCGCGGCCAGCCCCCGCAGCGCCTATGAGGTGGTGGAGCTGGACGTCAGGACCGGGCGCGCACGGGTGGTCGGAGCCGCCCACGACGACGCGGTCGACCCGGCCTACTACCCCGAGCCCCAGATCCGTACCTTCGCCGGTCCCGACGGCCGTGACATCCACGCGCACGTCTACCCACCCCACCACCCCGGACATGTCGCCCCCGGCCATGAACTGCCGCCCTACGTCGTACGGGCGCACGGCGGCCCCACCGATCGCGCCCCCCTCGTACTGGACCTGGAGATCGCCTACTTCACGTCCCGGGGCATCGGGGTCGCCGAGGTCGACTACGGCGGCTCGACCGGATACGGGCGGGAGTACCGGGAACGGCTGCGCGAGCAGTGGGGGGTGGTCGACGTCGAGGACTGCGCGGCCGTCGCCCTGGCGCTCGCGGACGAGGGCACCGCCGACCGCCGGCGGCTGGCCGTCCGCGGCGGCAGTGCGGGCGGCTGGACCGCCGCCTCCTCGCTGACCTCCGCCGACGTCTACGCCTGCGGCACGATCCGCTACCCCGTCCTCGACCTGGTGGGCTGGGCGACGGGGGAGACCCACGACTTCGAGTCGCGTTACCCGGACAGCCTCGTCGGCCGGCTCGACGAGGTGCCCGCCCGGTACGCGGAGCGCTCTCCGATCGAGCACGCGGACCGCATCACCGTGCCGTTCCTGCTGCTCCAGGGGCTGGACGACGTGATCTGCCCGCCCGCGCAGTGCGAGCGGTTCCTGGCCCGGCTGGCAGGGCGACCCGTGCCGCGGGCGTACCTCGCGTTCGAGGGGGAGGGGCACGGGTTCCGGCAGGCGGCGACGATGGTGCGCGCCCTGGAGGCCGAGCTGTCGCTGTACGCTCAGGTGTTCGGGCTGCGCCCGCCCGGAATCCCGAGGTTGGAGCTGGTGCAGTGA
- a CDS encoding M20/M25/M40 family metallo-hydrolase produces the protein MADVQARDEVVRFTSDLIRIDTTNRGGGDCRERPAAEYAAALLAEAGIEPTLLERTPGRTNVVGRIEGTDPGADALLVHGHLDVVPAEAADWSVHPFSGEVRDGVVWGRGAVDMKNMDAMILAVLRGWARQGVRPRRDLVIAFTADEEASAEDGSGFLADRHPRLFEGCTEAIGESGAFTFHDGAGREIYPIAAGERGTGWLKLTARGRAGHGSKVNRENAVTRLAAAVTRIGEHVWPLRLTPTVRAALTELAALYGVDPDLNDVDGLLTKLGPAAALVEATVRNSANPTMLDAGYKVNVIPGDAVAFVDGRYLPGGEEEFRSTLDRLTGPDVDWEFRHREVALQAPVDAPLYARMRAAVEEFAPEGHVVPYCMSGGTDAKQFSRLGITGYGFAPLKLPADFDYQALFHGVDERVPVEALHFGVRVLDRFLRTA, from the coding sequence ATGGCTGACGTGCAGGCGCGGGACGAGGTGGTCCGCTTCACCTCCGACCTCATCCGCATCGACACCACCAACCGCGGCGGCGGCGACTGCCGGGAACGGCCCGCCGCCGAGTACGCTGCCGCGCTGCTCGCGGAGGCGGGCATCGAACCGACCCTCCTGGAGCGCACCCCCGGGCGGACCAACGTCGTCGGCCGGATCGAGGGCACCGACCCGGGCGCGGACGCGCTGCTCGTCCACGGTCACCTCGACGTCGTCCCCGCCGAGGCCGCCGACTGGAGCGTCCACCCGTTCTCCGGCGAGGTGCGCGACGGGGTCGTCTGGGGGCGCGGCGCGGTCGACATGAAGAACATGGACGCGATGATCCTGGCCGTGCTGCGGGGCTGGGCCCGGCAGGGCGTCCGGCCCCGGCGCGACCTCGTCATCGCCTTCACCGCCGACGAGGAGGCCAGTGCCGAGGACGGCTCGGGGTTCCTCGCCGACCGGCATCCCCGCCTGTTCGAGGGTTGCACCGAGGCCATCGGCGAATCGGGAGCGTTCACCTTCCACGACGGGGCGGGGCGCGAGATCTACCCCATCGCCGCCGGGGAGCGCGGCACCGGATGGCTGAAGCTCACCGCACGCGGACGCGCCGGACACGGCTCCAAGGTCAACCGGGAAAACGCGGTCACCCGCCTGGCCGCTGCCGTCACGCGCATCGGTGAACACGTGTGGCCGCTGCGGCTCACCCCGACCGTCCGTGCCGCCCTCACCGAACTCGCGGCGCTCTACGGAGTCGATCCCGATCTGAACGACGTGGACGGGCTGCTGACGAAGCTCGGCCCTGCGGCCGCCCTGGTGGAGGCGACTGTCCGTAACAGCGCCAACCCCACCATGCTGGACGCCGGTTACAAGGTGAACGTGATCCCGGGGGACGCCGTCGCCTTCGTCGACGGGCGCTACCTGCCGGGCGGCGAGGAGGAGTTCCGCTCGACGCTCGACCGACTCACCGGCCCCGACGTCGACTGGGAGTTCCGCCACCGCGAAGTCGCCCTCCAGGCACCCGTGGACGCCCCCCTCTACGCCCGCATGCGAGCCGCCGTGGAGGAGTTCGCGCCCGAGGGGCACGTGGTGCCGTACTGCATGTCCGGCGGCACGGACGCCAAGCAGTTCTCCCGGCTCGGCATCACCGGCTACGGCTTCGCACCGCTGAAGCTCCCCGCGGACTTCGACTACCAGGCCCTCTTCCACGGCGTCGACGAACGGGTCCCGGTCGAGGCGCTGCACTTCGGCGTCCGCGTGCTCGACCGGTTCCTGCGGACGGCCTAG
- a CDS encoding M55 family metallopeptidase — MKILISADMEGATGVTWPADVLPGTPQWERCRSMFTSDVNAAVLGFFDGGADEVLVNEAHSTMRNLLLERLDERVEMLTGRHKSLSMVEGVQHGDIDGIAFVGYHGGAGMEGVLAHTYLANSLTGVWLNDVRASEGLLNAHVVAEYGVPVVLVTGDDVTCEDALGYAPEALKVAVKDHVSRYAAVCRTPARTAADIRAAAKEATRLALRQEPVRGGPFTVEVEFDAEHLAMAATVVPGVARIGERRIAYTNGTMYEGIRTFKAVTTIVSAAIEEQYG; from the coding sequence GTGAAGATCCTCATCAGCGCCGACATGGAGGGCGCCACCGGCGTCACCTGGCCGGCCGACGTACTGCCGGGGACGCCTCAGTGGGAGCGGTGCCGGTCGATGTTCACCTCGGACGTCAACGCCGCCGTGCTGGGCTTCTTCGACGGCGGGGCGGACGAGGTCCTGGTCAACGAGGCCCACTCGACCATGCGCAATCTGCTGCTCGAGCGGCTCGACGAGCGGGTGGAGATGCTCACCGGGCGGCACAAGTCCCTCTCCATGGTGGAGGGCGTCCAGCACGGCGACATCGACGGCATCGCGTTCGTCGGCTACCACGGCGGCGCCGGCATGGAGGGCGTCCTCGCCCACACCTACCTCGCCAACTCCCTCACCGGGGTCTGGCTGAACGACGTACGGGCCAGCGAGGGGCTGCTCAACGCGCACGTCGTCGCCGAGTACGGCGTGCCGGTCGTCCTCGTCACCGGCGACGACGTCACCTGCGAGGACGCGCTCGGATACGCGCCCGAGGCGCTGAAGGTCGCGGTCAAGGACCACGTCTCCCGGTATGCGGCCGTATGCCGTACCCCGGCCCGCACCGCCGCCGACATCCGGGCGGCCGCCAAGGAGGCGACGCGGCTGGCGCTCCGTCAGGAACCGGTACGGGGTGGTCCGTTCACCGTGGAGGTGGAGTTCGACGCCGAGCATCTCGCGATGGCGGCCACCGTCGTGCCCGGCGTCGCCCGCATCGGCGAGCGGAGGATCGCGTACACCAACGGCACCATGTACGAGGGCATCCGTACCTTCAAGGCGGTCACCACCATCGTCTCGGCCGCGATCGAGGAGCAGTATGGCTGA